The Lactuca sativa cultivar Salinas chromosome 2, Lsat_Salinas_v11, whole genome shotgun sequence genome includes a window with the following:
- the LOC111920741 gene encoding uncharacterized protein LOC111920741: MSAVEQEDNSNQNRRITWEGCSVLLDINDGDRLVFSRLTAGSIVKIGNKNYPLRPLIGCPFGSLFQVENGANGPSLARITSTAEDNNAEDKKECDIKEESRDNRALIDNNTAQTLTGEDIEGMRRQGASGNAIVEALIANSATFENKTSFSQEKYRLKKQKKYAPKVLLRRPFARSICDTYFKKYPARIGFLRVDTLSLLLSFANVSAHSDVLVVDMIGGLITGAVAERLGGTGYVCNTYRGDSPYSIEIVRIFNFNDEINKRIVRLSLDELCNNGDMKEDEVMLQSANDSNVDNPSSNVLESLSLEGGSMEASKVYKAAKPGEKAPQDAIRSWKENGFSSLIIAAPDVDAWSIVKEVLPFLSFSAPFVIYHQYLQPLATCMHNLQVEKMAIGLQITEPWLREYQVLPSRTHPHMQMSACGGYILSGTKICNEKSTTTTQ; encoded by the exons ATGTCAGCAGTTGAACAAGAAGACAACTCAAATCAAAACCGAAGAATAACTTGGGAAGGTTGCAGCGTTTTGCTTGATATCAACGATGGTGATCGCCTCGTTTTTTCTCGTCTCACTGCTGGCTC GATTGTGAAAATTGGGAATAAGAATTACCCTCTTCGGCCATTGATTGGGTGTCCATTTGGTTCTTTATTTCAAGTAGAGAATGGAGCAAATGGTCCTTCATTGGCCCGTATTACTTCAACTGCAGAAG ATAATAATGCTGAAGACAAGAAAGAATGTGACATAAAAGAAGAGTCAAGAGACAATCGTGCATTGATCGATAATAATACAGCCCAAACACTTACTGGTGAAGATATAGAAGGAATGCGAAG ACAGGGTGCAAGTGGGAATGCTATAGTTGAAGCTCTTATTGCCAACAGTGCAACATTTGAGAATAAAACGTCTTTTTCACAA GAAAAATACAGGCTTAAGAAACAAAAAAAGTATGCTCCTAAAGTACTCTTGAGACGCCCCTTTGCACGAAG TATATGTGACACTTACTTCAAAAAGTATCCAGCTAGAATCGG GTTCTTGAGAGTTGACACATTATCTCTTCTTCTCTCATTTGCTAATGTTTCTGCACACTCTGATGTTCTTGTTGTGGATATGATTGGTGGTTTAATTACTGGTGCTGTTGCAGAGCGTTTAGGAG GTACTGGTTATGTGTGCAATACTTATCGTGGAGATTCTCCATATTCCATTGAGATTGTCAGAATATTCAACTTCAATGATGAAATTAACAAAAG GATTGTGAGGTTGTCTCTTGATGAACTTTGTAATAATGGagatatgaaagaagatgaaGTGATGCTTCAATCTGCAAATGATAGTAATGTTGATAATCCATCATCCAATGTATTGGAATCTTTAAGTTTGGAGGGGGGTAGCATGGAAGCCTCAAAAGTATATAAAGCTGCAAAACCTGGAGAAAAAGCTCCTCAAGATGCTATCAGATCATGGAAGGAAAATGGATTTTCAAG CTTAATAATAGCTGCTCCAGATGTGGATGCTTGGAGTATTGTGAAGGAGGTGTTACCGTTTTTATCCTTTTCAGCTCCTTTTGTCATTTACCATCAGTATCTTCAG CCATTGGCAACATGCATGCATAATCTTCAGGTTGAGAAAATGGCAATTGGCTTACAGATTACAGAACCTTGGCTACGTGAATAtcag GTTCTTCCTTCAAGAACTCATCCACACATGCAAATGAGTGCTTGTGGTGGATACATATTAAGCGGCACTAAAATATGCAATGAAAAGTCAACAACAACAACCCAATAA
- the LOC111920742 gene encoding WPP domain-associated protein: MESQEMAFHSTDGVNDMNGHTSFANGFEPKQAGIGVEHSDSFNVEFLEDLDSMMEDIDNRLRVARVVSDSVIKGMVSAVEQEAEEKLKAKDLELAILKRSLQFHNMNGEEDQNESWLLQGTNEQETIQVSSEDAYVKDDELKESLVFLRNSAKDEFKKLRKQIEGVKGCKLKRNGSCHEIVGLGGILKEEKYENGVGLEKTMDNLEMVMNNACGLVDKFSKTLLSKSQQEHELKRKLEDMVMQTSIRSIWDQNMDLAEKFSNISLLRNELDALTKLLPHHESANLLSHGSFDFDNTHGNSLRSQLSSRWEESGKSTEGLDVPDSFDAAQLSHMNKEQLVKFFNNTISKMKREHESEIQKKTEAYISLKGKYLSERRSFVLPKEFETLKRKIPEVVSKLDGILSESDEFPGKGDSVVSIDILNKTLNTLLRENNHLKDALIVKNDEVKHLESQLSSSDTHFQKMVKTHESLITDACIEASIVEDVYKCVVGGLNCQFQDMKEESEVEIIAMHDIYEALLGSGAEDSSVSAVEDTFMESLFMEELLQTVFKESLTDAEKKIETLHEEYIRINKKKEKEREAEMILVGEERAKLVEEKERVARELTKEKEQFELALNECNNLRKQANWHETLMLKKNKEVNEINDKFSKAQEKVLSQRMEINSLKEKVDLSMKEIKALNDYKIMVLDVSNEKQSLMSLIEMKEKEHRKQMEAIVVLVDELSSKIGDFERRVTWDISDNNKRLEKSRSELSSFIKEVSVLKKTGILYKQKFETKCNDLQMAEDEVDLLGDEVETLLGLLEKIYIALDHYSPVLQHYSGVIEILELVRRELSGESLKAH, encoded by the exons ATGGAGAGTCAAGAGATGGCTTTTCATAGTACTGATGGAGTTAATGATATGAATGGGCATACTTCATTTGCTAATGGATTCGAACCCAAACAAGCTGGGATTGGTGTTGAACACAGTGACAGTTTCAATGTTGAGTTTTTGGAAGATCTGGATTCAATGATGGAAGACATTGATAATCGACTAAGAGTTGCACGAGTGGTGAGTGATTCTGTGATAAAGGGAATGGTTAGTGCTGTTGAACAAGAGGCAGAAGAAAAGCTAAAGGCAAAAGACTTAGAGCTTGCAATCTTAAAGAGGTCTCTGCAATTTCATAATATGAATGGAGAAGAAGATCAAAACGAGTCTTGGTTGTTACAAGGAACCAATGAACAAGAAACTATTCAGGTTAGTTCTGAAGATGCTTATGTGAAGGATGATGAATTAAAAGAATCATTGGTTTTCTTAAGAAATTCTGCTAAagatgagtttaagaagcttaggaAGCAGATTGAGGGTGTGAAGGGTTGTAAACTTAAGAGAAATGGATCTTGTCATGAAATAGTGGGGCTGGGTGGGATTTTGAAAGAGGAGAAGTATGAAAATGGTGTGGGTTTGGAAAAAACAATGGATAATCTTGAAATGGTGATGAACAATGCATGTGGATTGGTGGATAAATTTTCTAAAACTTTACTTAGTAAATCTCAACAAGAGCATGAATTgaaaagaaaacttgaagatatgGTAATGCAGACTTCTATAAGATCAATTTGGGATCAAAATATGGATTTGGCTGAGAAATTTAGTAACATTTCACTTTTAAGAAATGAGTTAGATGCATTGACAAAGTTGCTCCCACATCATGAATCAGCGAATTTGCTCTCTCATGGTTCTTTTGATTTTGATAATACTCATGGAAACTCTTTAAGGAGTCAACTTTCTTCAAGATGGGAGGAAAGTGGAAAGTCAACTGAAGGTTTAGATGTTCCTGATAGTTTTGATGCAGCTCAATTAAGCCACATGAACAAGGAGCAATTAGTGAAGTTTTTCAACAACACAATTTCAAAGATGAAAAGGGAACATGAATCCGAAATTCAGAAGAAGACTGAAGCCTATATTAGTTTAAAGGGGAAATACCTGAGTGAAAGGCGCTCTTTTGTCCTCCCTAAAGAGTTTGAAACATTAAAAAGGAAGATTCCGGAAGTTGTTTCCAAATTGGATGGAATTCTTTCTGAAAGTGATGAGTTTCCTGGAAAGGGTGATAGTGTTGTTAGTATTGACATTCTAAATAAAACACTTAACACCCTTTTAAGAGAAAACAATCATCTTAAAGATGCACTTATTGTTAAAAATGATGAAGTAAAGCATCTCGAATCCCAACTTTCTTCATCTGATACACATTTCCAAAAAATGGTGAAGACCCATGAATCTTTAATAACAGATGCATGTATAGAAGCTTCCATTGTTGAAGATGTATACAAATGTGTTGTTGGAGGGCTAAATTGTCAATTCCAAGACATGAAAGAAGAATCAGAGGTGGAAATTATTGCAATGCATGATATATATGAGGCTCTTTTAGGATCTGGTGCTGAAGATTCTAGTGTTTCTGCAGTTGAAGACACATTTATGGAATCTTTATTTATGGAAGAACTGTTGCAGACTGTATTCAAAGAATCTTTAACTGATGCTGAGAAAAAGATTGAGACTTTACATGAAGAATATATAAGGATCAACAAAAAGAAGGAAAAGGAAAGGGAGGCTGAAATGATATTGGTAGGTGAAGAGAGAGCAAAATTAGTGGAAGAAAAGGAAAGGGTAGCAAGGGAATTGACAAAAGAAAAAGAGCAATTTGAACTAGCTTTAAACGAGTGTAATAATTTAAGAAAACAAGCAAATTGGCATGAAACATTGATGTTGAAGAAAAACAAAGAGGTGAATGAAATCAATGACAAATTTTCAAAAGCACAAGAGAAAGTTTTATCTCAGAGAATGGAAATAAACTCCCTTAAAGAAAAAGTTGATTTGTCAATGAAAGAGATAAAAGCATTGAATGATTACAAAATCATGGTTCTTGATGTTTCTAATGAGAAACAGAGTTTAATGTCATTGATTGAAATGAAAGAGAAAGAACATAGGAAGCAAATGGAAGCCATAGTTGTTCTTGTTGATGAATTATCATCAAAGATTGGTGATTTTGAAAGAAGGGTAACATGGGATATTTCAGATAATAATAAAAG GTTGGAAAAATCAAGATCTGAATTGAGTTCTTTCATCAAGGAAGTTAGTGTACTTAAAAAAACTGGGATTTTATACAAACAGAAGTTTGAAACAAAATGTAATGATCTTCAAATGGCTGAAGATGAg GTTGATCTTTTGGGAGATGAAGTTGAAACACTTTTAGGGCTTCTTGAGAAGATATATATAGCTCTTGATCATTACTCTCCAGTCTTGCAACATTACTCAGGG GTTATTGAAATCTTGGAGCTGGTTAGAAGAGAATTAAGTGGAGAATCTTTGAAAGCACATTGA